A region of Streptomyces sp. R44 DNA encodes the following proteins:
- a CDS encoding universal stress protein, protein MSDTSTAYEPPVVVGVDGSEHSLRALEWALSAAEGLGAPLVVAHVRSEALQLGAARIASLGKTPELPDTVTRAVRTVVEERGHRVPVRYESLDGSVTDALPAAARGARLLVTGSRGHGGFASLLLGSTSRTLALTAPCPLVVVPHEARAAALEDGAAAGRVLLGLHPEETSDEVLDFAFEAARHRGVPLEVVTALRLPPPQGALLAAPSPALQVPPPLPLADDAEELVKDAGLEQEERLRPFAARWPGVELVPVVVPGDAAGRLVEGSLEAGLVVVGRHHRHRLGTLLIGSVAHAVLHHAHCPVAVVPPAGPRT, encoded by the coding sequence ATGAGTGACACCAGCACGGCGTACGAGCCGCCGGTCGTCGTCGGCGTGGACGGCTCGGAGCACAGTCTCCGGGCCCTGGAGTGGGCGCTGAGCGCCGCGGAGGGCCTCGGGGCGCCGCTGGTGGTGGCCCATGTGCGCTCGGAGGCGCTCCAGCTGGGCGCCGCCCGTATCGCCTCCCTGGGGAAGACGCCGGAGCTTCCCGACACGGTCACGCGGGCCGTACGGACGGTGGTCGAGGAGCGGGGGCATCGCGTCCCGGTGCGGTACGAGTCGCTGGACGGGTCCGTGACGGACGCGCTGCCGGCGGCGGCGCGGGGCGCGCGGCTCCTGGTGACCGGTTCCCGGGGGCACGGCGGCTTCGCGAGCCTGCTCCTCGGGTCGACCAGCCGGACTCTGGCCCTGACGGCGCCCTGCCCACTGGTCGTCGTGCCGCACGAGGCGCGCGCCGCCGCGCTCGAGGACGGGGCCGCGGCGGGCCGGGTGCTGCTCGGGCTGCACCCGGAGGAGACCTCGGACGAGGTGCTCGACTTCGCCTTCGAGGCGGCCCGCCACCGGGGCGTACCGCTGGAGGTGGTGACCGCGCTCCGGCTGCCGCCGCCGCAGGGTGCGCTCCTCGCGGCTCCTTCGCCGGCGCTCCAGGTGCCGCCGCCGCTGCCGCTCGCGGACGACGCGGAGGAGCTCGTGAAGGACGCGGGGCTGGAGCAGGAGGAGCGGCTGCGGCCGTTCGCGGCGCGGTGGCCGGGGGTGGAGCTCGTCCCGGTGGTGGTGCCGGGGGACGCCGCGGGCCGGCTCGTGGAGGGTTCCCTGGAGGCGGGCCTCGTGGTGGTGGGGCGGCATCACCGGCACCGCTTGGGGACGCTGCTCATCGGTTCCGTCGCGCACGCAGTGCTGCATCACGCGCACTGTCCGGTGGCGGTGGTGCCGCCTGCCGGGCCCCGGACATGA
- a CDS encoding DUF5997 family protein, whose product MTSHQNTQTMKPATAAKKLGVYLEATPAEFQEGVVSRAELTELQANPPAWLQELRKNGPHPRPVVATRLGVSIAGLARGGITEPLTTEQIQALREESPEWLQKERATQAEVRKETIRIKERNEERARKQQGA is encoded by the coding sequence ATGACGTCGCACCAGAACACCCAGACCATGAAGCCCGCGACCGCGGCGAAGAAGCTGGGTGTGTACCTCGAGGCCACCCCCGCAGAGTTCCAGGAGGGTGTCGTCTCGCGCGCCGAGCTGACCGAGCTCCAGGCCAACCCGCCCGCCTGGCTCCAGGAGCTGCGCAAGAACGGTCCGCACCCCCGCCCGGTGGTCGCGACGCGGCTGGGCGTCTCCATCGCCGGTCTCGCGCGCGGTGGCATCACCGAGCCGCTGACCACCGAGCAGATCCAGGCGCTCCGCGAGGAGTCCCCCGAGTGGCTCCAGAAGGAGCGGGCCACCCAGGCGGAGGTCCGCAAGGAGACCATCCGCATCAAGGAGCGCAACGAGGAGCGGGCGCGCAAGCAGCAGGGCGCCTGA
- a CDS encoding Type-2Aa cytolytic delta-endotoxin, translated as MAASFRTVVEVAPDHLDQARSIDRVFQEAIAPATVNFDFEAIHQAASAVPDSDVVKMVRGWGLQEHAPVLVMVLSLKEAVRQALPPECAEAGFWATVERELVQAFTGLAAQEGQPGLSFYEESGDRTRFYRDLFFALQDEETGDHMYALAFCVDVTVELPKDRTLALELTDIVPFAVRLNAIVVRQALSVSV; from the coding sequence TTGGCCGCCAGTTTCAGGACCGTCGTCGAGGTGGCACCGGACCACCTCGACCAGGCCCGGTCCATCGACCGGGTGTTCCAGGAGGCGATCGCCCCGGCGACCGTCAACTTCGACTTCGAGGCGATCCACCAGGCGGCCTCGGCCGTCCCGGACAGCGACGTGGTGAAGATGGTCCGGGGCTGGGGGCTCCAGGAGCACGCCCCCGTCCTCGTGATGGTCCTCTCCCTCAAGGAGGCCGTCCGCCAGGCGCTGCCGCCGGAGTGCGCGGAGGCCGGTTTCTGGGCCACGGTCGAGCGGGAGCTCGTCCAGGCCTTCACCGGGCTCGCCGCGCAGGAGGGACAGCCCGGACTCTCCTTCTACGAGGAGTCCGGGGACCGCACCCGCTTCTACCGGGACCTGTTCTTCGCCCTCCAGGACGAGGAGACCGGGGACCACATGTACGCCCTGGCCTTCTGCGTCGACGTGACCGTCGAGCTGCCGAAGGACCGGACCCTCGCGCTCGAACTGACCGACATCGTGCCCTTCGCGGTGCGGCTCAACGCGATCGTGGTCCGCCAGGCCCTGAGCGTCTCCGTCTGA
- a CDS encoding S8 family serine peptidase, whose protein sequence is MRLAATALGTTLALAGPVSLAQAAPLDNEPLAAFTASAPSNAAAATAAWAAGTRAYLVITTPGDTTAVRTAVANNGGSVFASYDAIGVIVAHSTSASFAATMRGVSGVQKVGATRTSDVPADAYNPALPANPSQATAPTTEPVRSDMTQIKADQAWAVNPGSASVKVGILDTGVDDQHQDLAPNFNAADSVSCAYGKTDTRAGAWRDVDQHGTHVAGTVAAAKNGKGAIGVAPGVKISSVRIAEPGTTLFFAENTICGLVWAGDHGFKVTNNSYYTDPWQFNCPNDLDQAAILEGVGRAQAYAESKGSLQVAAAGNSNVDLANKTTDSTSPNDSTPVTRTLTNDCLDIPAELPGVVTVAANGTSGTSKASFSNYGSNIIEVSAPGESVYSTAPGGKYASLSGTSMASPHVAGVAALLASANPAYTPADIRAKLGEQATDLACPSDARCTGTTAKNSFFGEGRVDALKAVGGSTPPAGAYFENLTDYAIADNSTVESPITVSGVTGNAPATLKVGVDIKHTYIGDLKVDLVAPDGTVYTLHNHTGSGTDNILQTYTVNASSEVANGVWKLRVNDNASQDTGRIDAWNLTF, encoded by the coding sequence ATGAGACTCGCGGCGACGGCCCTCGGTACGACCCTGGCGCTCGCGGGACCCGTCTCCCTCGCCCAGGCCGCCCCGCTCGACAACGAGCCGCTCGCGGCGTTCACCGCGAGCGCCCCGTCGAACGCCGCCGCGGCCACGGCCGCCTGGGCCGCCGGCACCCGCGCCTACCTGGTCATCACGACCCCGGGCGACACCACCGCCGTCCGCACCGCCGTCGCGAACAACGGCGGCTCGGTCTTCGCCTCGTACGACGCGATCGGCGTGATCGTCGCGCACTCGACCTCCGCCTCCTTCGCCGCCACGATGCGCGGCGTCTCCGGCGTCCAGAAGGTCGGCGCGACCCGTACCTCCGACGTCCCCGCCGACGCCTACAACCCGGCGCTCCCGGCCAACCCCTCGCAGGCCACCGCGCCCACGACGGAGCCCGTCCGCTCGGACATGACCCAGATCAAGGCCGACCAGGCCTGGGCCGTCAACCCGGGTTCGGCCTCGGTCAAGGTCGGCATCCTGGACACCGGCGTCGACGACCAGCACCAGGACCTGGCGCCGAACTTCAACGCCGCCGACTCGGTCTCCTGCGCCTACGGCAAGACGGACACCCGCGCCGGGGCCTGGCGCGACGTCGACCAGCACGGCACCCATGTCGCCGGCACGGTCGCGGCCGCCAAGAACGGCAAGGGCGCCATCGGCGTCGCGCCGGGCGTGAAGATCTCCTCGGTGCGCATCGCCGAGCCCGGCACCACGCTGTTCTTCGCCGAGAACACCATCTGCGGCCTCGTGTGGGCCGGTGACCACGGCTTCAAGGTCACCAACAACAGCTACTACACGGACCCGTGGCAGTTCAACTGCCCGAACGACCTCGACCAGGCGGCCATCCTGGAGGGCGTGGGCCGCGCCCAGGCGTACGCCGAGAGCAAGGGTTCGCTCCAGGTCGCGGCGGCCGGCAACTCCAATGTCGACCTGGCCAACAAGACCACCGACTCGACGAGCCCGAACGACTCCACGCCGGTCACCCGGACCCTCACCAACGACTGCCTCGACATCCCGGCCGAGCTGCCGGGCGTCGTCACGGTCGCGGCGAACGGCACCAGCGGCACCTCCAAGGCGTCGTTCTCGAACTACGGCAGCAACATCATCGAGGTCTCGGCCCCCGGCGAGTCCGTCTACAGCACCGCCCCCGGCGGCAAGTACGCCTCGCTGAGCGGCACCTCAATGGCGTCCCCGCACGTGGCGGGCGTCGCCGCGCTGCTCGCCAGCGCCAACCCGGCGTACACCCCGGCGGACATCCGGGCGAAGCTCGGCGAGCAGGCCACCGACCTGGCCTGCCCCTCGGACGCCCGCTGCACCGGCACCACGGCGAAGAACAGCTTCTTCGGCGAGGGCCGCGTGGACGCCCTGAAGGCCGTCGGCGGCTCCACCCCGCCGGCCGGCGCCTACTTCGAGAACCTCACGGACTACGCGATCGCGGACAACTCCACGGTCGAGAGCCCGATCACGGTCAGCGGCGTGACCGGCAACGCGCCGGCCACCCTCAAGGTGGGCGTCGACATCAAGCACACCTACATCGGTGACCTGAAGGTCGACCTGGTGGCCCCGGACGGCACCGTGTACACCCTGCACAACCACACCGGCAGCGGTACGGACAACATCCTCCAGACGTACACGGTCAACGCCTCCTCGGAGGTCGCGAACGGCGTCTGGAAGCTCCGCGTGAACGACAACGCGAGCCAGGACACGGGCAGGATCGACGCCTGGAACCTGACCTTCTGA
- a CDS encoding IS5 family transposase, which translates to MRPPRPYPSDLSDARWELIRPTLETWRQARAGIRRPHHDLRALMNAILYVDRTGIPWRYLPHDFPPWQSVYGYFAHWQNDGIFDQLNGLLRGLLRQAEGREPEPTACLLDSQSIKTSANVHLADQGIDPAKKILGRKRHIATDTLGLLLAVLVTAASVHDSAAGTRLIDDIAARHPTITKAWADNGYKNKAIEHAATRGIDLEIVQRDPHTRGFTVQPRRWVIERTLGWLMHHRRLARDYETHPHRSAAMIQIAAISLMTRRLTQQNTPNWRDT; encoded by the coding sequence ATGCGACCACCCCGGCCCTACCCCAGCGACCTGTCCGACGCGCGATGGGAACTGATCCGCCCCACCCTCGAAACCTGGCGCCAGGCCCGCGCCGGGATCCGCCGGCCCCACCACGACCTGCGGGCCCTGATGAACGCGATCCTCTACGTCGACCGCACCGGCATCCCCTGGCGCTATCTGCCCCACGACTTCCCACCCTGGCAGAGCGTCTACGGCTACTTCGCCCACTGGCAGAACGACGGCATCTTCGACCAACTCAACGGCCTCCTACGCGGCCTGCTCCGCCAGGCCGAAGGCCGCGAACCAGAACCCACCGCCTGCCTGCTCGACTCCCAGAGCATCAAGACCTCCGCCAACGTCCACCTCGCCGACCAGGGCATCGACCCCGCGAAAAAGATCCTCGGCCGCAAGCGGCACATCGCCACCGACACCCTCGGCCTCCTCCTCGCCGTTCTCGTCACCGCCGCCAGCGTCCACGACTCCGCCGCCGGCACCCGTCTCATCGACGACATCGCCGCCCGCCACCCCACCATCACCAAAGCCTGGGCCGACAACGGCTACAAGAACAAAGCCATCGAACACGCAGCCACCCGCGGCATCGACCTCGAGATCGTCCAACGCGACCCCCACACCCGCGGTTTCACCGTCCAACCCCGCCGCTGGGTCATCGAAAGAACCCTCGGCTGGCTCATGCACCACCGCCGCCTGGCCCGCGACTACGAAACCCACCCACACAGATCAGCAGCCATGATCCAAATCGCCGCCATCAGCCTCATGACGCGACGCCTCACCCAACAGAACACACCCAACTGGCGCGACACCTGA
- a CDS encoding LysR family transcriptional regulator substrate-binding protein produces the protein MTGSDASPADTPTSPSSFRLAYVPGATPAKWVRIWNERLPDVPLTLHAVTPAEAFAVLREGAADAGLVRLPVDRDDLSAIPLYTETTVVVIPKDHLFAAVEEVSAEDLAEELVLHPLDDTLGWEQPPGRPAMERPATTADAIELVAAGIGVLAVPQSLARLHHRKDLTYRTLVGVPQSRVALSWPAADEAPDLVEEFIGIVRGRTVNSTRGRRAEEKKGQKQPREQKPARAAKPRAGGKPGAGSRTGGKPAASRKGGAGSGRSGKPRRGRG, from the coding sequence GTGACAGGCTCGGACGCTTCCCCCGCGGATACCCCCACTTCCCCCTCCTCCTTCCGGCTCGCCTACGTGCCGGGAGCGACACCCGCGAAGTGGGTGCGGATCTGGAACGAGCGCCTGCCCGACGTGCCCCTGACCCTCCACGCCGTGACCCCGGCGGAGGCGTTCGCCGTGCTCCGGGAGGGCGCCGCCGACGCGGGTCTCGTCCGGCTGCCGGTCGACCGGGACGACCTCAGCGCGATCCCGCTCTACACGGAGACGACGGTCGTCGTCATCCCCAAGGACCACCTGTTCGCGGCGGTGGAGGAGGTCTCGGCGGAGGACCTCGCCGAGGAGCTCGTCCTGCACCCCCTCGACGACACCCTCGGCTGGGAGCAGCCGCCCGGCCGCCCCGCCATGGAGCGCCCCGCGACGACCGCCGACGCGATCGAACTGGTCGCCGCGGGCATCGGCGTGCTCGCCGTCCCGCAGTCGCTGGCCCGGCTGCACCACCGCAAGGACCTCACCTACCGGACCCTCGTCGGCGTCCCGCAGTCGCGGGTGGCCCTGTCCTGGCCGGCGGCGGACGAGGCGCCCGACCTGGTCGAGGAGTTCATCGGCATCGTCCGCGGCCGCACCGTGAACAGCACCCGGGGCCGCCGCGCCGAGGAGAAGAAGGGCCAGAAGCAGCCCAGGGAGCAGAAGCCGGCGCGGGCGGCGAAGCCCCGTGCCGGAGGGAAGCCGGGCGCCGGGTCCCGTACCGGCGGGAAGCCCGCCGCCTCCCGCAAGGGCGGCGCGGGCTCCGGCCGGAGCGGGAAGCCGCGCCGCGGCCGCGGCTGA
- a CDS encoding diiron oxygenase: MASSTVRPDNEDHDVAARLLLSAAKLSYDPATEVDWDTPLDKDFHGQSPEWNSLYGTAYWNEMTEEQRKELTRQESASVASTGIWFEMILQQMVLRDMYAKDPTDPRFQWALTEIADECRHSIMFARGAQKLGAPAYRPRRAVLELGRAFKTVGFGEAAYAGILVAEEVLDVMQRDWMRDERVVPFVRTINNIHVVEESRHMKFARDETRRRLEHAGRARRNFHALVVAIAAYYIVTSLVSPDVYAKAGLDPVRARREAAANEHYKAQMRASCAGLMEFLASARLLTRPALFFYKRANLI, from the coding sequence ATGGCCAGCAGCACCGTCCGCCCCGACAACGAAGACCACGACGTCGCCGCGCGGCTGCTCCTGTCGGCCGCCAAGCTCTCGTACGACCCCGCCACCGAAGTCGACTGGGACACCCCCCTCGACAAGGACTTCCACGGCCAGAGCCCGGAGTGGAACAGCCTCTACGGGACGGCCTACTGGAACGAGATGACCGAGGAGCAGCGCAAGGAGCTGACCCGGCAGGAGTCGGCCTCGGTGGCCAGCACCGGCATCTGGTTCGAGATGATCCTCCAGCAGATGGTGCTGCGCGACATGTACGCCAAGGACCCCACCGACCCGCGGTTCCAGTGGGCCCTCACCGAGATCGCCGACGAGTGCCGGCACTCCATCATGTTCGCCCGGGGCGCCCAGAAGCTCGGCGCCCCCGCCTACCGGCCCAGGCGGGCGGTGCTCGAACTCGGCCGCGCCTTCAAGACCGTCGGCTTCGGCGAGGCCGCCTACGCCGGGATCCTCGTCGCCGAGGAGGTCCTCGACGTGATGCAGCGCGACTGGATGCGCGACGAGCGGGTCGTCCCCTTCGTCCGCACCATCAACAACATCCATGTCGTCGAGGAGTCCCGGCACATGAAGTTCGCCCGGGACGAGACCCGCCGCCGCCTGGAGCACGCCGGCCGGGCCCGCCGGAACTTCCACGCGCTGGTCGTGGCCATCGCGGCGTACTACATCGTCACCAGCCTGGTCAGCCCCGACGTGTACGCGAAGGCCGGTCTCGACCCGGTGCGCGCACGCCGCGAGGCCGCCGCCAACGAGCACTACAAGGCGCAGATGCGGGCCAGTTGCGCCGGACTCATGGAGTTCCTGGCCTCGGCCCGCCTGCTGACCCGGCCCGCGCTCTTCTTCTACAAGCGCGCGAACCTCATCTGA
- a CDS encoding FAD-dependent oxidoreductase, which yields MTYAITQTCCNDATCVAVCPVNCIHPTPDEPDFGTTEMLYIDPKSCIDCGACADACPVDAIFPADRLTARLREYEGINAAYYADREPAPVLASPTFHPWGEPVFDRSIPADFAPIRVAVVGTGPAGMYAAEDLLLHTNAEVTLIDRLPVAGGLVRYGVAPDHPATRGAGETFARFHAHPRVRMRLGVEIGRDVTPEELAAHHDAVIYAVGAPSDRRLGIPGEDLPGSVSATSVVSWYNAHPETGADAVRLSAERVVVVGNGNVALDVARVLVSDPDALARTDIADHALAALRDARVREVVLLGRRGPEDAAYTTSELLALKHLPGVDLVVDDTDPRTGVAIDAAEAGAKAALLRGVAREAVDWTRAPAPEGRRIVLRFHSAPVEALGDGRVRAVRVTQDGSASGTEIGAGLLVRAIGYRGVPLAGLPFDEATGTVPHEAGRVAGLPGSYVVGWIKRGPSGGIGANRACAEETVGTLLADAVAGALPKPTGTSQEFRRLARSRSGRGLVDARGLASIDRAERARGRDAGRPRVKLATVPELVAAARGRRLRLPG from the coding sequence ATGACCTACGCCATCACCCAGACCTGCTGCAACGACGCCACCTGCGTCGCCGTGTGCCCGGTCAACTGCATCCACCCGACGCCGGACGAGCCCGACTTCGGCACCACGGAGATGCTGTACATCGACCCGAAGAGCTGCATCGACTGCGGGGCCTGCGCCGACGCCTGCCCCGTCGACGCGATCTTCCCGGCCGACCGGCTCACCGCGCGGCTGCGGGAGTACGAGGGGATCAACGCCGCCTACTACGCGGACCGCGAGCCCGCGCCGGTCCTCGCCTCGCCGACCTTCCACCCCTGGGGCGAGCCCGTCTTCGACCGCTCGATCCCGGCCGACTTCGCCCCGATCCGGGTGGCGGTCGTCGGCACGGGACCGGCCGGCATGTACGCCGCCGAGGACCTCCTCCTGCACACCAACGCCGAGGTGACGCTGATCGACCGACTGCCGGTCGCCGGCGGCCTCGTCCGGTACGGCGTGGCACCGGACCACCCGGCGACCAGGGGCGCCGGCGAGACCTTCGCCCGCTTCCACGCGCACCCCCGGGTCCGCATGCGGCTCGGCGTCGAGATCGGCCGGGACGTCACCCCGGAGGAACTCGCCGCGCACCACGACGCCGTGATCTACGCGGTGGGCGCGCCCTCCGACCGGCGGCTCGGCATCCCCGGCGAGGACCTGCCGGGCAGCGTCTCGGCGACCTCCGTCGTCTCCTGGTACAACGCGCACCCGGAGACGGGCGCGGACGCCGTGCGGCTCTCCGCCGAGCGGGTCGTCGTGGTCGGCAACGGCAACGTGGCGCTCGACGTCGCCCGCGTCCTCGTCTCGGACCCCGACGCGCTGGCCCGTACGGACATCGCCGACCACGCGCTCGCCGCCCTGCGCGACGCCCGGGTCCGCGAGGTGGTGCTGCTCGGCCGCCGGGGCCCCGAGGACGCCGCGTACACCACCTCCGAACTGCTCGCCCTGAAGCATCTGCCCGGGGTCGACCTGGTCGTCGACGACACCGATCCGCGCACCGGCGTGGCGATCGACGCGGCGGAGGCCGGGGCGAAGGCCGCGCTCCTGCGGGGGGTGGCCCGAGAGGCGGTGGACTGGACACGGGCGCCCGCGCCGGAGGGGCGCCGGATCGTGCTGCGCTTCCACTCCGCCCCGGTCGAGGCGCTGGGCGACGGCCGCGTACGGGCGGTCCGGGTGACGCAGGACGGTTCGGCGTCCGGTACGGAGATCGGGGCGGGGCTGCTCGTCCGGGCCATCGGCTACCGCGGAGTGCCGCTCGCGGGGCTGCCGTTCGACGAGGCGACCGGCACCGTGCCGCACGAGGCGGGCCGGGTGGCGGGGCTGCCGGGCAGCTACGTCGTGGGCTGGATCAAGCGGGGACCGTCCGGGGGCATCGGGGCCAACCGGGCGTGCGCGGAGGAGACGGTCGGGACGCTGCTCGCGGACGCGGTCGCCGGGGCGCTGCCGAAGCCGACGGGCACGTCCCAGGAGTTCCGGCGGCTCGCGCGGAGCCGCAGCGGACGGGGGCTCGTCGACGCGCGCGGTCTCGCCTCCATCGACCGGGCGGAGCGGGCGCGGGGCCGGGACGCGGGGCGCCCCCGGGTCAAGCTCGCCACGGTGCCGGAGCTGGTCGCGGCGGCACGGGGCAGGCGGCTGCGCCTGCCGGGCTGA